From the Desulfovibrio sp. JY genome, one window contains:
- a CDS encoding carbohydrate binding domain-containing protein — MSIPSLTPLSTPPGRTADDFDDAMPQTLTEVDNMVDQLNEIVDAINPILPALDEVPTQSATASQAADTATDAAAVSIAKAAEAAASSALAGTAKTDAEAARDEASSLRDEVAALASNASAGGISAAIGTAAGDLVYYPEAGVPQRLGVGSEGQVLRVVGGLPFWEDAPVSVSLEPTHITNAGFGVWSNGTLESAYSSVDLLGGTGNFETDEDVASWITGNSAAITRDTENAKFGSSCLKITNNGATNGYKSISINTVSGHVYQVVAYAKRGTCNIAYVWVGTSVANYDIFQMSTASTGYERLECTFEATSSTTYITCENYSTSAGTAYYDSISVYDMGPNLVTNGTFNSDTTGWTAGNGAVLASVSGGVSGNCLRITNSGATNGYATQVFSGLTVGKLYKFSGSAKKGTANAIFYLSSLGAGIGYDEISGSSLYDASGSFSRFTCLFEAKSENLYVACINAAASGGVGYYDSITLTEVTVGCVDYNTKALDLWNKDPTTKCWRETNNVKSGALYALRVYGGKVYWSDGQRVATPEFCRRYAGAGPVVIGVWVHSSVANKARIGIIDSAGESWSEYHPGDGLYHYLQVTRTPAAGITSFQAVADSGTDAEAVFSQPQLQRGNLLDEGSFVGRTREIIRFPSIQSTKYTWAGKTAQAFTAHSIAVDSNCRLPRGIKSVIITFVADDNGSATATLSNRVAIVNSTGPSGEAVNGINNADYGVIVNAGSSAYNFANGAIPVNADGQIFVGFSSSGTNTMYFSLKYGGVEI; from the coding sequence ATGTCCATACCGTCCCTGACGCCGCTGTCCACTCCGCCTGGGCGGACGGCCGACGATTTCGATGATGCCATGCCGCAGACATTGACCGAAGTCGACAACATGGTCGACCAGCTCAACGAGATCGTCGACGCGATCAATCCCATCCTTCCGGCGCTCGATGAAGTCCCGACGCAATCCGCGACGGCCTCCCAAGCGGCAGACACCGCTACCGACGCTGCGGCTGTGTCCATTGCCAAGGCGGCCGAAGCGGCGGCTTCATCCGCCTTGGCCGGCACGGCAAAGACCGACGCGGAAGCGGCGAGGGATGAGGCCTCCTCCTTGCGCGATGAGGTCGCGGCACTGGCCTCGAATGCAAGTGCAGGTGGTATTTCGGCTGCCATAGGCACGGCGGCCGGAGACCTCGTCTACTACCCCGAGGCAGGAGTCCCGCAACGTTTGGGCGTGGGGTCCGAGGGGCAGGTTTTACGGGTGGTCGGGGGCCTGCCGTTTTGGGAGGATGCTCCGGTCTCAGTCAGTTTAGAGCCGACGCACATCACCAACGCCGGATTTGGCGTGTGGAGCAACGGCACTCTGGAGAGCGCCTATTCGAGCGTTGATTTGCTCGGCGGAACGGGAAATTTTGAAACTGATGAAGATGTTGCTTCGTGGATCACTGGAAACAGTGCGGCGATAACGCGCGACACGGAAAATGCTAAATTTGGGAGCTCCTGCCTGAAAATAACGAACAATGGAGCTACAAACGGATATAAATCAATATCAATCAATACGGTTTCAGGTCATGTTTATCAAGTTGTTGCCTATGCTAAAAGAGGTACATGCAACATTGCGTATGTTTGGGTCGGAACATCTGTTGCCAACTACGATATATTTCAGATGTCAACGGCATCGACCGGATACGAAAGGCTTGAATGTACCTTTGAGGCTACGTCGTCAACCACATACATAACATGTGAAAACTATAGTACATCCGCAGGAACAGCTTATTATGATTCAATATCTGTATACGACATGGGGCCAAACCTCGTAACCAACGGAACATTCAACAGCGATACGACGGGATGGACGGCTGGAAACGGTGCCGTTCTTGCGAGCGTTTCTGGCGGAGTTAGTGGAAATTGTTTAAGGATTACAAATAGTGGGGCAACAAACGGTTATGCTACCCAGGTGTTTAGTGGGTTAACCGTTGGGAAGTTATACAAATTCTCTGGTTCAGCAAAGAAAGGGACAGCAAACGCGATATTCTATTTAAGTTCTCTCGGTGCAGGAATTGGATATGATGAAATATCTGGATCAAGCCTGTATGATGCGTCTGGTTCGTTTTCTCGATTTACATGCCTGTTTGAGGCTAAATCAGAGAATTTGTATGTTGCATGTATAAACGCTGCTGCGTCTGGTGGAGTTGGGTATTACGACTCCATCACCCTCACCGAAGTCACTGTTGGATGCGTCGACTACAATACCAAAGCTCTCGATCTCTGGAACAAAGACCCCACCACCAAATGCTGGCGCGAGACCAACAACGTCAAGAGTGGCGCTCTCTACGCCCTGCGCGTCTACGGAGGCAAGGTGTACTGGAGTGATGGCCAGCGTGTTGCGACGCCCGAGTTTTGCCGCCGCTACGCTGGGGCCGGCCCTGTGGTCATCGGCGTATGGGTCCATTCCTCGGTCGCCAATAAGGCCAGGATAGGGATCATCGACAGCGCGGGCGAGAGCTGGTCGGAGTACCACCCGGGTGATGGACTGTACCACTATCTCCAGGTCACACGCACACCAGCCGCTGGCATAACGTCGTTCCAGGCGGTTGCGGACAGCGGAACGGATGCAGAGGCGGTCTTTAGCCAGCCCCAATTGCAGCGGGGGAACCTACTGGATGAGGGGAGCTTTGTGGGTAGGACAAGAGAAATAATTCGATTCCCGTCCATACAATCCACTAAATACACATGGGCAGGAAAAACTGCTCAAGCATTTACGGCACATTCTATCGCTGTTGATTCTAATTGCAGACTCCCTCGAGGAATAAAGTCAGTTATCATCACTTTCGTTGCTGACGATAATGGCTCTGCCACTGCAACCCTATCTAATCGCGTTGCCATTGTAAACTCAACTGGCCCTAGCGGGGAAGCGGTTAACGGAATAAATAATGCAGACTATGGTGTTATAGTAAATGCTGGGTCTTCCGCATACAATTTTGCTAACGGGGCAATACCTGTCAATGCTGATGGACAAATATTCGTTGGATTTAGCTCGTCTGGCACTAACACTATGTATTTTTCGCTGAAATATGGAGGGGTAGAAATCTAA